A genomic window from Yarrowia lipolytica chromosome 1D, complete sequence includes:
- a CDS encoding uncharacterized protein (Compare to YALI0D00869g, similar to uniprot|O59805 Schizosaccharomyces pombe Acetamidase) has translation MSTEITHTSSTLKMVLTFEKSREKFLQIRDGSIAELDKLFPPPKDSQHHDKPTKLPKNSIPVFQQMMAPSDAIIVNTDPVELLDQLAHAKVSAVTVAGAFLRAAVIAQTLTNCLTELLPREALETAKKLDEHLEATGKTVGPLHGGSSSGEGALIGLGASHLGLGTDIGGSIRGPAACSGIYGLRPSTGRVPIAGCDHPMHGSDSINGCIGPMTPSPKLLDLFMQVMSDAETWRYDPVTERSVWSPSTFKKKKLRVGYYSDDGYVTPHPPVTRAIEEYVSKIEKSNFDVEVELVPFTPFNAADNWRIITTLYFTDGGKWLKDELNCVGEPLTDRIEMIALKNPNCRRLNIEELWHAHDERDGFKWNLRQEWNKAGIDMLIAPSLPGAAFKFGTSNYWGYTSYWNLVDYASVSVPFSTVKASDKPAENFKPRNKLDAEWQAHYSPEIYEGAPLSIQLIAPRMHDEVIVEALKMFSDIQ, from the exons ATGTCGACGGAAATTACACACACGTCTTCCACCCTAAAAATGGTGCTCACATTCGAAAAGTCTCGAGAAAAGTTTCTGCAGATCAGAGACGGATCAATCGCAGAGCTGGACAAGCTCTTTCCTCCACCCAAGGACTCTCAACACCATGACAAACCTACCAAGCTGCCCAAAAACTCGATTCCGGTCTTCCAGCAGATGATGGCTCCGAGCGACGCCATCATCGTCAACACAGACCCGGTTGAACTGCTGGATCAGTTGGCACATGCCAAGGTGTCTGCGGTCACCGTTGCAGGCGCCTTTCTGCGAGCGGCCGTCATTGCTCAGACTCTGACGAACTGTCTGACCGAGCTGCTCCCCCgcgaggctctggagactGCAAAGAAGCTGGATGAACACCTCGAGGCCACCGGCAAGACTGTAGGGCCGCTGCATG GAGGCTCTTCATCCGGGGAGGGGGCCTTGATTGGTCTTGGTGCCAGTCACCTAGGTCTCGGAACCGACATTGGAGGCTCCATTCGAGGACCGGCTGCATGTTCTGGCATATACGGTCTTCGACCGTCTACCGGCAGAGTTCCCATTGCCGGGTGTGACCACCCCATGCATGGATCTGACTCCATTAACGGCTGTATCGGACCCATGACTCCCTCTCCCAAGCTTCTCGATCTATTTATGCAGGTCATGTCCGATGCTGAAACTTGGAGATATGATCCTGTGACCGAACGGTCTGTCTGGAGCCCCTCCAccttcaagaagaagaagctgcgaGTCGGCTACTACTCTGACGATGGCTATGTGACCCCCCATCCTCCGGTCACTCGAGCCATTGAGGAGTACGTGAGCAAGATCGAAAAGTCCAATTTTGACGTGGAGGTCGAACTCGTCCCCTTCACTCCCTTCAATGCTGCCGACAACTGGCGAATCATTACAACCCTGTACTTCACAGACGGAGGTAAGTGGCTCAAGGATGAGCTCAACTGCGTGGGTGAGCCTCTTACAGACCGAATCGAAATGATTGCCCTCAAGAACCCCAACTGCCGACGTCTCAACATTGAGGAGCTGTGGCATGCtcacgatgagcgagaCGGCTTCAAGTGGAACCTCAGACAGGAGTGGAACAAGGCTGGCATTGACATGCTGATTGCCCCATCTCTTCCCGGAGCTGCATTCAAATTTGGAACCTCAAACTACTGGGGATACACGTCATACTGGAACCTGGTTGACTATGCCTCAGTGTCTGTTCCCTTCTCCACTGTCAAGGCCTCAGACAAGCCTGCGGAGAACTTCAAGCCCCGAAACAAGCTGGATGCCGAATGGCAGGCCCATTACTCTCCCGAGATCTACGAGGGAGCTCCTCTTTCCATCCAGCTCATTGCTCCTAGAATGCACGATGAGGTGATTGTCGAGGCACTCAAAATGTTTTCTGATATCCAGTAA
- a CDS encoding uncharacterized protein (Compare to YALI0D00891g, uniprot|P87200 Yarrowia lipolytica Peroxisomal membrane protein PEX17 (Peroxin-17)), with the protein MNKYLVPPPQANRTVTNLDLLINNLRGSSTPGAAEVDTRDILQRIVFILPTIKNPLNLDLVIKEIINSPRLLPPLIDLHDYQQLTDAFRATIKRKALVTDPTISFEAWLETCFQVITRFAGPGWKKLPLLAGLILADYDISADGPTLERKPGFPSKLKHLLKREFVTTFDQCLSIDTRNRSDATKWVPVLACISIAQVYSLLGDVAINYRRFLQVGLDLIFSNYGLEMGTALARLHAESGGDATTAGGLIGKKLKEPVVALLNTFAHIASSCIVHVDIDYIDRIQNKIILVCENQAETWRILTIESPTVMHHQESVQYLKWELFTLCIIMQGIANMLLTQKMNQFMYLQLAYKQLQALHSIYFIVDQMGSQFAAYDYVFFSAIDVLLSEYAPYIKNRGTIPPNKEFVAERLAANLAGTSNVGSHLPIDRSRVLFALNYYEQLVTVCHDSCVETIIYPMARSFLYPTSDIQQLKPLVEAAHSVILAGLAVPTNAVVNAKLIPEYMGGVLPLFPGVFSWNQFVLAIQSIVNTVSPPSEVFKTNQKLFRLVLDSLMKKCRDTPVGIPVPHSVTVSQEQEDIPPTQRAVVMLALINSLPYVDIRSFELWLQETWNMIEATPMLAENAPNKELAHAEHEFLVLEMWKMISGNIDQRLNDVAIRWWYKKNARVHGTL; encoded by the coding sequence ATGAACAAGTATCTAGTGCCCCCGCCCCAGGCCAATAGAACGGTAACAAACCTCGATCtgctcatcaacaacctcCGTGGCTCCTCTACGCCCGGAGCCGCAGAGGTCGATACCAGGGATATCCTCCAACGAATCGTCTTTATTCTCCCTACCATCAAGAACCCTCTCAACCTCGATCTGgtgatcaaggagattaTCAACTCGCCACGCCTGCTGCCGCCTCTCATTGATCTCCATGACTACCAACAGCTCACAGACGCCTTCAGAGCAACCATCAAAAGAAAGGCCCTCGTCACAGACCCCACCATCAGCTTCGAGGCTTGGCTGGAGACCTGCTTCCAGGTCATTACTCGATTCGCAGGACCGGGTTGGAAGAAGCTACCTCTTCTGGCAGGATTGATTCTCGCAGATTACGACATTTCAGCTGATGGACCGACACTGGAACGAAAACCAGGTTTCCCGTCGAAACTCAAGCATCTGCTCAAGAGGGAATTTGTCACCACTTTTGACCAGTGTCTTTCTATCGACACCCGAAACCGAAGCGACGCCACAAAATGGGTACCTGTGCTTGCCTGCATTTCTATCGCACAGGTCTACTCGCTGCTAGGTGACGTTGCTATCAACTACAGACGGTTCTTGCAGGTGGGTCTGGatctcatcttctcaaactACGGTTTGGAAATGGGCACGGCTCTGGCAAGACTCCATGCTGAGTCCGGAGGCGACGCTACAACCGCCGGTGGACTCATCGGAAAGAAACTCAAAGAACCCGTTGTGGCTCTACTCAACACTTTTGCACACATCGCATCCTCCTGCATCGTTCACGTGGATATCGACTACATTGACCGTATCCAGAACAAAATTATCCTAGTGTGTGAGAACCAGGCCGAGACCTGGAGAATCCTCACCATCGAAAGTCCAACTGTCATGCACCACCAGGAGTCTGTTCAGTACCTCAAATGGGAGCTGTTCACCCTCTGTATCATTATGCAGGGAATTGCAAACATGCTGCTCACACAAAAGATGAACCAGTTCATGTACCTGCAGCTGGCATACAAACAGCTTCAGGCACTCCACAGCATCTATTTCATTGTCGACCAAATGGGATCCCAGTTTGCTGCATATGACtacgtcttcttctcagcgaTCGATGTCCTGTTGTCGGAGTACGCTCCTTACATCAAGAACAGAGGCACCATCCCACCCAACAAGGAGTTTGTGGCCGAAAGACTGGCCGCGAATCTCGCTGGAACTTCAAACGTGGGGAGTCATCTTCCTATTGATCGCTCTCGAGTTCTGTTCGCTCTCAACTACTACGAACAGCTTGTCACCGTATGTCACGATAGCTGCGTAGAGACCATCATTTATCCCATGGCACGATCCTTCCTCTATCCCACAAGCGACATTCAGCAACTTAAACCGCTGGTGGAAGCTGCTCACTCCGTGATTCTGGCTGGCCTGGCAGTGCCTACCAACGCTGTTGTGAACGCTAAGCTCATCCCAGAGTACATGGGGGGAGTTCTTCCTTTGTTTCCGGGAGTGTTTTCATGGAACCAGTTCGTGTTGGCCATTCAGTCCATCGTTAACACTgtctctcctccttctgaaGTGTTTAAAACCAACCAGAAGCTCTTCCGTCTTGTGTTGGATTCTTTGATGAAAAAGTGCAGAGACACGCCCGTGGGCATTCCTGTGCCACACTCAGTCACAGTATCTCAGGAACAGGAAGACATTCCTCCTACACAGCGAGCTGTGGTAATGCTGGCTCTCATCAACTCGCTGCCCTACGTTGATATCCGGTCTTTTGAGTTGTGGCTGCAGGAGACGTGGAATATGATCGAGGCCACTCCCATGCTTGCCGAAAACGCCCccaacaaggagcttgCGCATGCCGAGCACGAgtttctggttctggaaaTGTGGAAGATGATTTCCGGCAACATTGACCAGCGTCTCAATGATGTGGCCATTCGATGGTGGTACAAAAAGAATGCTCGAGTGCATGGAACGTTATAA
- a CDS encoding uncharacterized protein (Compare to YALI0D00913g, similar to uniprot|P38256 Saccharomyces cerevisiae YBR096w), which translates to MHLVVKALVAAFLVANAKNITFSWHLRFFYYVFRYCVLPGWLGYAAKDKPASPFAERRYGTRCTLMDCDINGHKSNSTYFSDLDIARTDLVVWLLNKFFRDTHKANGRWAYVPLGSVYCNFKKEIKPLQKYTIVSRVLGWNQKWLIVESRFEIGTKKNPVVAATALTKYVVKDKRKTIPPSDAFQMSGFSDEHCAEGLKRFEKIQSFMEVEGIEIE; encoded by the coding sequence ATGCATCTGGTGGTCAAAGCTCTCGTGGCGGCGTTCCTGGTGGCCAATGCCAAAAACATCACATTCTCTTGGCACCTTCGTTTCTTTTACTACGTTTTCCGATATTGTGTGCTTCCGGGATGGTTGGGATACGCTGCCAAGGATAAGCCCGCGTCTCCGTTTGCTGAGCGGCGATATGGTACGCGGTGCACATTGATGGATTGCGACATCAACGGGCACAAGAGCAACTCGACCTACTTCTCCGATCTCGACATTGCTCGAACCGATCTTGTTGTCTGgctgctcaacaagttCTTCCGAGACACCCATAAGGCCAATGGACGATGGGCCTATGTTCCGTTAGGCTCTGTTTACTGcaacttcaagaaggagatcaagcCGCTGCAAAAGTACACAATTGTGTCACGAGTTCTGGGCTGGAACCAGAAATGGCTGATTGTGGAATCTCGGTTTGAGATTGGAACCAAGAAAAACCCTGTGGTGGCCGCCACTGCTCTCACCAAGTACGtggtcaaggacaagagAAAGACGATTCCCCCCTCTGACGCCTTTCAGATGTCTGGGTTTAGTGATGAACATTGTGCTGAGGGTCTCAAGCGGTTTGAAAAGATACAGAGCTTTATGGAAGTGGAGGGGATTGAGATAGAATAG